In one window of Bradyrhizobium sp. AZCC 1721 DNA:
- a CDS encoding DUF58 domain-containing protein, whose protein sequence is MAAETSHENREIVAIRRADGESRTLAASLPRLVLDARRIAANVIHGLHGRRRAGAGESFWQYRRFVSGEPSQNVDWRRSARDDHLYVREQEWEAAHTIWLWPDRSPSMAFASKGARDSKLERGLIVTFALAELLVSGGERVGIPGLMTPTASRNVIDKMAQAMLHDDAVRASLPPSFVPSALAEIVVLSDFWSPMSEIRTMLAGLSASGAHGTLIQVVDPAEETFPYAGRIEFVEPEGFGVITAGRAESWASDYVARVTLHRDEIRSETNRLDWLFSTHTTSRSAAELLLFLHSGMMAAKGSVRGSTVKAGRSA, encoded by the coding sequence ATGGCCGCAGAGACCAGCCACGAGAACAGGGAGATTGTTGCGATCCGACGTGCCGATGGCGAAAGCCGAACGCTCGCCGCATCGCTGCCCCGTCTCGTGCTCGATGCCCGCCGCATCGCCGCCAACGTCATCCATGGCCTGCACGGCAGGCGCCGCGCCGGCGCCGGCGAGAGCTTTTGGCAATATCGCCGCTTCGTCTCCGGCGAACCGTCGCAGAACGTCGACTGGCGGCGCTCGGCGCGCGACGATCATCTCTATGTCCGCGAACAGGAATGGGAGGCGGCGCATACGATCTGGCTGTGGCCCGACCGTTCGCCGTCGATGGCATTTGCTTCCAAGGGGGCCCGCGACTCCAAGCTGGAGCGTGGCCTGATCGTGACCTTTGCGCTCGCCGAACTCCTGGTTTCGGGCGGAGAGCGCGTCGGCATTCCCGGCCTGATGACCCCGACCGCAAGCCGCAACGTGATCGACAAGATGGCGCAGGCGATGCTGCATGACGATGCGGTGCGCGCCAGCCTGCCGCCCTCCTTCGTGCCGTCGGCCCTGGCCGAAATTGTCGTGCTGTCCGACTTCTGGTCGCCGATGAGCGAAATCAGGACGATGCTCGCCGGGCTTTCGGCCTCCGGCGCCCATGGCACGCTGATCCAGGTCGTCGATCCTGCCGAAGAGACCTTTCCTTACGCCGGCCGGATCGAGTTCGTCGAGCCGGAAGGTTTTGGCGTCATCACCGCCGGCCGCGCCGAGAGCTGGGCCAGCGACTATGTCGCCCGCGTCACGCTGCATCGCGATGAGATCCGCAGCGAAACCAACAGGCTCGACTGGCTGTTCTCGACCCACACCACCAGCCGGTCCGCCGCCGAACTGCTGCTGTTCCTGCATTCCGGCATGATGGCAGCCAAGGGAAGCGTGCGCGGCTCAACGGTCAAGGCGGGGCGCAGCGCATGA